In a genomic window of Cardiocondyla obscurior isolate alpha-2009 linkage group LG08, Cobs3.1, whole genome shotgun sequence:
- the 14-3-3epsilon gene encoding 14-3-3 protein epsilon, with protein sequence MSEREDNVYKAKLAEQAERYDEMVEAMKKVASLDVELTVEERNLLSVAYKNVIGARRASWRIISSIEQKEENKGAEGKLEMIRQYRSQVEKELRDICADILGVLDKHLIPCASTGESKVFYYKMKGDYHRYLAEFAIGNDRKEAAENSLVAYKAASDIAMTELPPTHPIRLGLALNFSVFYYEILNSPDRACRLAKAAFDDAIAELDTLSEESYKDSTLIMQLLRDNLTLWTSDMQGDGEAEQKEPLQDVEDQDVS encoded by the exons AGATGGTTGAAGCGATGAAGAAAGTAGCTTCGCTGGACGTAGAACTTACCGTTGAAGAAAGAAACCTCCTCTCGGTAGCGTACAAAAATGTAATCGGAGCGAGGAGAGCCTCCTGGAGAATAATCTCCAGCATCGAGCAGAAGGAGGAGAATAAAGGTGCCGAGGGAAAACTAGAGATGATCCGCCAATACCGATCTCAAGTGGAAAAGGAGCTCAGGGATATTTGCGCCGATATCCTCGGCGTTTTGGATAAGCATCTGATACCGTGCGCTTCTACAGGGGAATCCAAAgtcttctattataaaat GAAAGGTGATTACCATCGTTACTTGGCAGAATTTGCCATTGGGAACGATAGAAAGGAAGCAGCGGAGAACTCTCTGGTGGCATACAAAGCAGCAAGCGATATCGCCATGACGGAGTTACCGCCAACCCATCCTATTCGTCTGGGATTAGCGCTCAACTTCTCCGTGTTCTATTACGAGATCCTCAACAGCCCTGACAGAGCATGTCGCCTGGCGAAGGCGGCCTTCGACGATGCGATCGCCGAACTGGACACGCTATCTGAGGAGAGCTACAAAGATTCCACCCTCATAATGCAACTGCTCAGGGACAACCTCACCTTATGGACGTCGGATATGCAAGGAGATG GTGAAGCTGAACAAAAGGAGCCGCTGCAGGATGTGGAAGACCAGGACGTATCGTAA